A region of Solanum dulcamara chromosome 7, daSolDulc1.2, whole genome shotgun sequence DNA encodes the following proteins:
- the LOC129895283 gene encoding serine/arginine-rich splicing factor RS31 isoform X2 produces the protein MDDERDAEDAIQGLDRIEFGRKGRRLRVEWSKEERSRKPEGSKKSSSSFRVSKTLFVINFDPYNTRTRDLERHFDPYGKILNIRIRRNFAFIQFETQEDATRALDATNMSKMMDRVITVEYAIKDDDDRKNGYGPDKTYDRSPRRGYDRGRSRSPYGRDRLSPVYGRGRDRPSPDYGRGRDRPSPDYGRGRDRPSPNFGRGRDRLSPDYGRGPSQSPKHRERNSEYGRGHSAAVGKERNPGHRNVRSPSPRRERRGPDNGLMSSPLKSRSPGYGDRPSPSPQRVRREKHIPDGYNHGSSLSPKLEPVGSPARDGRGSSERYRSRSPPAQERSRS, from the exons ATGGATGATGAAAGAGATGCAGAGGACGCTATTCAGGGGCTTGACCGAATAGAATTTGGCAGAAAGGGACGAAGGCTTCGTGTTGAGTGGTCAAAG GAAGAACGGAGCAGGAAGCCTGAGGGTTCTAAAAAATCTTCGTCTAGCTTCAGAGTTTCCAAGACCTTGTTTGTCATAAATTTTGATCCATACAATACTAGAACAAGGGATCTGGAAAGGCACTTTGATCCATATGGAAAAATACTCAATATAAGAATCCGAAGGAACTTTGCATTTATTCAATTTGAAACACAGGAGGATGCCACTAGAGCCCTGGATGCTACGAATATGAG TAAGATGATGGACCGAGTTATCACAGTGGAGTATGCAATCAAAGATGATGATGATAGGAAAAATGGATATGGTCCCGATAAAACCTATGATCGATCACCTAGGAGAGGTTATGACCGAGGCCGATCTCGTAGTCCTTATGGAAGAGATAGGCTAAGTCCAGTCTATGGTCGTGGTCGAGATCGGCCAAGTCCAGACTATGGTCGTGGTCGAGATCGGCCAAGTCCTGACTATGGTCGTGGTCGAGATCGGCCAAGTCCTAACTTTGGTCGTGGTCGAGATCGGCTAAGTCCTGACTATGGTCGTGGCCCTAGTCAAAGTCCTAAGCATAGGGAAAGGAATTCTGAGTATGGCCGTGGCCATAGTGCAGCTGTAGGAAAGGAGAGGAATCCTGGTCATAGGAATGTTCGTAGCCCTAGCCCTCGTAGGGAAAGAAGAGGTCCAGACAATGGCCTTATGAGCAGTCCGCTGAAAAGCAGAAGTCCTGGTTATGGTGATAGACCCAGTCCTAGTCCTCAAAGGGTGAGGAGAGAGAAACATATCCCAGATGGCTATAATCATGGAAGCAGCCTGAGTCCTAAACTTGAACCAGTAGGAAGTCCTGCACGTGATGGAAGGGGAAGTTCAGAGCGATACCGGAG TCGTTCACCTCCAGCTCAGGAAAGATCACGCTCCTAA
- the LOC129895283 gene encoding serine/arginine-rich splicing factor RS31 isoform X1: MRPIFCGNFEFETRQSELERLFKRYGKVDRVDMKSGFAFVYMDDERDAEDAIQGLDRIEFGRKGRRLRVEWSKEERSRKPEGSKKSSSSFRVSKTLFVINFDPYNTRTRDLERHFDPYGKILNIRIRRNFAFIQFETQEDATRALDATNMSKMMDRVITVEYAIKDDDDRKNGYGPDKTYDRSPRRGYDRGRSRSPYGRDRLSPVYGRGRDRPSPDYGRGRDRPSPDYGRGRDRPSPNFGRGRDRLSPDYGRGPSQSPKHRERNSEYGRGHSAAVGKERNPGHRNVRSPSPRRERRGPDNGLMSSPLKSRSPGYGDRPSPSPQRVRREKHIPDGYNHGSSLSPKLEPVGSPARDGRGSSERYRSRSPPAQERSRS, encoded by the exons ATGAGGCCAATTTTCTGTGGTAACTTTGAGTTTGAAACCAGACAGTCTGAGCTGGAAAGACTTTTCAAAAGATACGGGAAGGTTGATAGGGTGGATATGAAGTCTG GTTTTGCTTTTGTTTATATGGATGATGAAAGAGATGCAGAGGACGCTATTCAGGGGCTTGACCGAATAGAATTTGGCAGAAAGGGACGAAGGCTTCGTGTTGAGTGGTCAAAG GAAGAACGGAGCAGGAAGCCTGAGGGTTCTAAAAAATCTTCGTCTAGCTTCAGAGTTTCCAAGACCTTGTTTGTCATAAATTTTGATCCATACAATACTAGAACAAGGGATCTGGAAAGGCACTTTGATCCATATGGAAAAATACTCAATATAAGAATCCGAAGGAACTTTGCATTTATTCAATTTGAAACACAGGAGGATGCCACTAGAGCCCTGGATGCTACGAATATGAG TAAGATGATGGACCGAGTTATCACAGTGGAGTATGCAATCAAAGATGATGATGATAGGAAAAATGGATATGGTCCCGATAAAACCTATGATCGATCACCTAGGAGAGGTTATGACCGAGGCCGATCTCGTAGTCCTTATGGAAGAGATAGGCTAAGTCCAGTCTATGGTCGTGGTCGAGATCGGCCAAGTCCAGACTATGGTCGTGGTCGAGATCGGCCAAGTCCTGACTATGGTCGTGGTCGAGATCGGCCAAGTCCTAACTTTGGTCGTGGTCGAGATCGGCTAAGTCCTGACTATGGTCGTGGCCCTAGTCAAAGTCCTAAGCATAGGGAAAGGAATTCTGAGTATGGCCGTGGCCATAGTGCAGCTGTAGGAAAGGAGAGGAATCCTGGTCATAGGAATGTTCGTAGCCCTAGCCCTCGTAGGGAAAGAAGAGGTCCAGACAATGGCCTTATGAGCAGTCCGCTGAAAAGCAGAAGTCCTGGTTATGGTGATAGACCCAGTCCTAGTCCTCAAAGGGTGAGGAGAGAGAAACATATCCCAGATGGCTATAATCATGGAAGCAGCCTGAGTCCTAAACTTGAACCAGTAGGAAGTCCTGCACGTGATGGAAGGGGAAGTTCAGAGCGATACCGGAG TCGTTCACCTCCAGCTCAGGAAAGATCACGCTCCTAA